One Deinococcus aestuarii genomic window, GCACGCTCGACGACTTCAAGGTCTTTCTGCGCGAGGCACACGCCCGGGGCCTGAAGGTGATCGGCGACTTCGTGACCAACCACACCTCCTCCGACCACCCGTGGTTCCAGGCGGCGCGGCGCGGCCCGGTGCTCCCCGACGGCACGCCGAACGAGTACCACGACTACTACGTCTGGAGCGACACGGGCACCGAGTACGCGGGGGCCAGGATCATCTTCACCGACACCGAGACGAGCAACTGGACGCGCGACGAGATGTGCGGCAAGTATTACTGGCACCGCTTCTTCTCCTCGCAGCCCGACCTGAACTACGACAACCCGGCAGTTCTGAAAGAGATCATGGACGCCGCGCGCTTCTGGCTCGACCTCGGCATCGACGGCTTCCGGGTGGACGCGGTGCCGTACCTGATCGAGCGCGAGGGGACGAACTGCGAGAACCTGCCCGAGACGCACGCGATCCTGCGGGAGATGCGCCGGGTGGTGGACGCCGAGTACCCGGGCCGCCTGCTCCTCGCGGAGGCGAACCAGTGGCCCGAGGACGTGGTGGAGTACTTCGGGACGGAGGGGGAGCCCGAGTTCCACATGTGCTTCAACTTCCCGGTGATGCCCCGGCTGTACATGAGCCTGAAGCGCGAGGACACGACGAGCATCCGGCAGATCATGGACCGCCTGCCCTCCATCCCGTCCTTCGGGCAGTGGGCGACCTTCCTGCGCAACCACGACGAGCTGACGCTGGAGATGGTCACCGACGACGAGCGCGCCTTCATGTACGCGGCCTACGCGCCCGACTCGCGCATGAAGATCAACGTGGGCATCCGCCGCCGCCTCGCGCCGCTGCTCGACAACGACCGCCGCCGCATCGAGCTGCTGACCACCGTCCTCCTCGCCCTGCCCGGCAGCCCGATCCTGTACTACGGCGACGAGATCGGCATGGGCGACGACCTCTCCCTCGCCGACCGCAACGGCGTGCGCACCCCGATGCAGTGGAACGCCGGGGTCAACGGCGGCTTTTCCACGGCGGCCCCCGAGCTGTGCTTCTTCCCGCCCATCGGTGACCCGGTGTACGGCTACG contains:
- the treS gene encoding maltose alpha-D-glucosyltransferase, translating into MTQAAVQPAVPDWYKSAVFYELSVRTFADGNGDGKGDFPGLTGRLDYLKNLGVDCLWLLPWYPSPLRDDGYDVADYVGIHPDLGTLDDFKVFLREAHARGLKVIGDFVTNHTSSDHPWFQAARRGPVLPDGTPNEYHDYYVWSDTGTEYAGARIIFTDTETSNWTRDEMCGKYYWHRFFSSQPDLNYDNPAVLKEIMDAARFWLDLGIDGFRVDAVPYLIEREGTNCENLPETHAILREMRRVVDAEYPGRLLLAEANQWPEDVVEYFGTEGEPEFHMCFNFPVMPRLYMSLKREDTTSIRQIMDRLPSIPSFGQWATFLRNHDELTLEMVTDDERAFMYAAYAPDSRMKINVGIRRRLAPLLDNDRRRIELLTTVLLALPGSPILYYGDEIGMGDDLSLADRNGVRTPMQWNAGVNGGFSTAAPELCFFPPIGDPVYGYGRVNVESQQQDPSSLLKWVSRQLELRRHNAAFAHGDLTFVETGNPAVLAFTRTHGDETLLIVSNFAGNAQSAGLDLAEHVGRRPVTLAGGSHFPPVTEGPYPMILGKYDYYWLKLSGVR